A DNA window from Roseovarius sp. Pro17 contains the following coding sequences:
- a CDS encoding ABC transporter ATP-binding protein — MTSPIVSLENVGLTLKSGAGEVEILTGISLDVTEGETLALVGPSGSGKSSLLMLIGGLERASTGRVTTLGQELGTLGEDALARLRRGHLGVVFQSFHLIPTLTALENVAVPLELAGAPDAATGAAAQLDAVGLAARAGHYPSQMSGGEQQRVALARATAPRPRLILADEPTGNLDSVTGASIINLLFDLRAQHGATLILVTHDADLAARCDRTISLRDGRMT; from the coding sequence ATGACTTCCCCAATCGTATCGTTAGAAAACGTCGGTTTGACACTTAAGTCGGGCGCTGGCGAGGTCGAGATTCTCACGGGCATTTCACTTGACGTGACCGAGGGCGAAACGCTGGCGCTGGTCGGTCCATCCGGCTCTGGCAAGTCGTCGCTACTGATGCTGATAGGTGGGCTAGAGCGGGCCAGCACCGGGCGCGTCACAACGCTGGGGCAGGAATTGGGCACGCTTGGCGAGGATGCGTTGGCGCGGCTGAGGCGCGGGCATCTGGGCGTCGTGTTCCAGTCGTTCCACTTGATTCCGACGCTGACCGCGCTGGAAAACGTGGCCGTTCCGCTGGAGCTGGCTGGCGCGCCGGATGCCGCCACCGGCGCAGCTGCCCAGCTCGACGCCGTCGGCCTCGCGGCGCGCGCGGGGCACTACCCCTCGCAAATGTCGGGGGGTGAACAACAGCGCGTTGCGCTGGCCCGCGCCACCGCGCCGCGCCCGCGTCTGATTCTGGCGGATGAGCCTACAGGAAATCTGGATAGCGTCACCGGCGCGTCGATCATCAATCTGCTTTTCGATCTGCGCGCCCAGCATGGTGCCACGCTGATTCTGGTCACGCATGACGCCGACCTAGCTGCGCGTTGTGACCGGACCATATCGCTGCGCGATGGGCGCATGACATGA
- the gcvH gene encoding glycine cleavage system protein GcvH, which yields MKYTEEHEWLRVEDDVIVVGITEHAAEQLGDIVFIELPDVGKEVVKDDDIVVIESVKAASDILAPIDGEIVEVNEALTDAPSAVNEDAIGKGWMFKMKADDMSQLDDMMDEAAYKKFIG from the coding sequence ATGAAATACACAGAAGAGCACGAGTGGCTGCGCGTCGAGGATGACGTGATCGTCGTCGGCATCACCGAGCACGCCGCCGAGCAACTGGGCGACATCGTTTTCATCGAACTGCCCGATGTTGGCAAAGAGGTGGTCAAGGATGACGATATTGTCGTCATCGAAAGCGTCAAGGCCGCCAGCGATATTTTGGCCCCTATCGACGGCGAAATCGTCGAGGTGAACGAGGCGCTGACAGACGCGCCCAGCGCCGTCAACGAGGACGCAATCGGCAAAGGCTGGATGTTCAAGATGAAGGCCGACGATATGAGCCAGCTTGACGACATGATGGACGAGGCCGCCTACAAGAAATTCATCGGCTAG
- a CDS encoding ABC transporter permease has product MTLRVAARLARRELRGGLAGFRILLACIVFGVAAIAAVGTIRTSIEAGLSEKGAQLLGGDAEIGLTYRFANEAERAWMTAQAEAISEIVDFRSLAVVGDERALTQVKAVDVAYPLLGDVGLDPAMPLAKALGGADNLPGAVMAPALIARLDIAPGDRFRLGTQDFVLMAALVDEPDDAAAGFALGPRTLVRTDALQASGLLREGTLFSTRYRLDLPQGADLASVQAEANIALGTSGIEWRDARAGAPGIAEFVDRLGAFLVLVGLSGLAVGGVGISSAVRAYLARKTATIATLRTLGADRGTVLATYFLQIGALGGLGLLLGTLLGAGVPVLLAPVIEARLPVPAIFAFYARPMAEAAVYGALAVLIFTLAPLSRIEDIRAASLFRDGGADGRWLPRSPMLALIAGLVAALLAVAAAFSGNLRLTIWTAGGIFGALALLWLAARIVQGLARLARPMARGRPALGWALAAIAGPGSTATPAMLALGLGLTVLAAVGQIDGTLRGAITNDLPDRAPSFFFIDLQADQMDGFDAMTDGDPGVSRVQTAPMLRGIITAINGHDAAEVAGDHWVLEGDRGISYAALADGTLTAGDWWPEGYDGPPQVSFAAEEAAEMGLKLGDTITVNILGRDITATLTSLREVDFSTAGIGFIMVMNPTALEGAPHSVIATVYADKAAEARILREVSTAYPNVTGIAVKDAIDRVAALLKGLAAAVSWGASATLLTGFLVLIGAAAADQNARIYEAAVLKTLGASRAQILLSLALRAILLGGAAGAVAIGTGALGGWAVSHFVLDVEYRVLWPSALIIVAAGILVTLATALIFALRPLAARPAQILRARE; this is encoded by the coding sequence ATGACCTTGCGCGTCGCCGCACGCCTCGCGCGGCGCGAATTGCGTGGTGGCCTCGCTGGATTTCGCATCCTGCTGGCCTGCATCGTTTTTGGCGTAGCGGCCATCGCCGCCGTCGGCACGATCCGCACCAGCATCGAGGCAGGACTTAGCGAAAAGGGCGCCCAGCTGCTGGGCGGTGACGCCGAGATCGGGCTGACCTACCGCTTTGCCAACGAGGCCGAGCGCGCGTGGATGACAGCCCAGGCCGAAGCCATATCCGAGATCGTCGATTTTCGGTCGCTCGCCGTGGTGGGCGATGAGCGCGCGTTGACGCAGGTCAAGGCAGTCGATGTCGCCTATCCGCTGTTGGGCGACGTGGGCCTTGATCCCGCAATGCCGCTTGCCAAGGCGTTGGGCGGCGCAGACAACCTACCCGGTGCCGTAATGGCCCCTGCCCTGATCGCGCGACTGGACATTGCTCCCGGCGATCGCTTTCGCCTTGGCACACAGGATTTCGTTCTGATGGCCGCGCTTGTGGACGAGCCGGACGACGCTGCCGCAGGCTTCGCGCTGGGGCCGCGCACGTTGGTGCGCACCGACGCGTTACAAGCCTCAGGATTGTTACGCGAAGGCACGCTTTTTTCCACGCGCTACCGACTGGACCTGCCCCAGGGCGCTGACCTCGCCTCTGTGCAGGCCGAAGCGAATATCGCGCTAGGCACTAGCGGGATAGAGTGGCGCGACGCCCGCGCGGGCGCGCCCGGCATCGCCGAATTCGTAGACCGGTTGGGCGCGTTTCTGGTGCTGGTCGGCCTTAGCGGACTGGCCGTGGGCGGCGTCGGCATATCATCTGCCGTGCGCGCATATCTGGCGCGCAAGACCGCCACCATCGCCACGCTGCGCACGCTGGGCGCGGATCGCGGCACGGTTCTGGCGACGTATTTCCTGCAAATCGGCGCGCTTGGCGGGCTGGGGCTGCTCCTAGGCACGTTGCTGGGCGCGGGTGTGCCTGTGTTGCTGGCCCCGGTGATTGAGGCGCGTCTGCCGGTCCCGGCGATCTTTGCCTTCTACGCGCGACCCATGGCCGAAGCAGCAGTCTATGGCGCGCTGGCCGTGCTGATCTTTACCCTCGCGCCGCTGTCGCGGATCGAGGATATCCGCGCTGCCAGCCTCTTTCGGGACGGCGGCGCGGATGGGCGTTGGCTGCCCCGCTCGCCGATGCTGGCGCTGATTGCCGGGCTGGTCGCAGCGCTGCTGGCCGTCGCGGCGGCCTTTTCGGGAAATCTGCGCCTGACGATCTGGACTGCGGGTGGCATTTTCGGCGCGCTGGCGCTCTTGTGGCTGGCGGCGCGCATTGTGCAGGGCCTCGCGCGCCTCGCACGGCCAATGGCGCGCGGGCGTCCCGCCCTTGGCTGGGCGCTGGCGGCGATCGCCGGACCGGGAAGCACGGCGACGCCCGCAATGCTGGCGCTGGGCCTTGGCCTGACGGTCCTTGCTGCTGTCGGTCAGATCGACGGCACTCTGCGCGGCGCAATCACCAACGATCTGCCAGACCGCGCGCCGTCGTTCTTTTTCATCGACTTGCAGGCGGATCAGATGGACGGCTTTGACGCGATGACCGACGGCGATCCGGGCGTGAGCAGGGTTCAAACTGCGCCGATGTTGCGCGGTATCATTACGGCGATCAACGGGCACGATGCCGCCGAGGTTGCAGGGGATCACTGGGTGCTGGAAGGCGACCGGGGCATCAGCTACGCCGCGCTCGCCGATGGCACCCTGACCGCCGGAGATTGGTGGCCCGAGGGGTATGACGGGCCACCACAGGTCAGCTTTGCCGCCGAGGAGGCAGCCGAGATGGGGCTGAAACTGGGCGACACGATCACGGTCAATATCCTCGGCCGTGACATTACCGCGACGCTCACCAGCCTGCGCGAAGTCGATTTTTCGACCGCCGGTATCGGCTTTATCATGGTGATGAACCCCACCGCGCTGGAGGGTGCGCCGCACAGCGTCATCGCCACTGTCTACGCCGACAAAGCCGCCGAGGCGCGTATCCTGCGCGAGGTTTCGACAGCCTATCCCAATGTCACCGGCATCGCCGTAAAGGACGCTATCGACCGCGTGGCCGCACTGCTCAAGGGCCTTGCGGCGGCGGTGTCATGGGGTGCATCGGCGACCCTGCTGACCGGGTTCCTCGTGCTGATCGGCGCGGCGGCTGCGGATCAGAACGCGCGGATCTACGAGGCGGCAGTGCTGAAAACGCTGGGCGCCTCGCGCGCGCAGATACTGCTTAGCCTTGCCTTGCGCGCGATCCTGCTGGGCGGCGCGGCGGGTGCTGTCGCCATCGGCACGGGTGCGCTGGGTGGCTGGGCCGTCAGTCATTTCGTTCTGGATGTCGAGTATCGCGTGCTTTGGCCCTCAGCGCTGATAATTGTGGCCGCAGGAATCCTGGTCACGCTTGCCACTGCGTTGATCTTCGCTCTGCGCCCCTTGGCGGCGCGCCCAGCTCAGATCCTGCGCGCAAGGGAGTGA
- the gcvT gene encoding glycine cleavage system aminomethyltransferase GcvT, translating into MSDLKVTVLNALHRELGAKMVPFAGYDMPVQYPMGVMKEHLHCRAEAGLFDVSHMGQVIIRAPGGYAEVAAAMEALVPVDAIGLADGRQRYAMFTNDLGGIEDDLMIARRGEEMFVVVNAACKDTDIPRMVEKMPGCEVIEITDRALLALQGPAAEGVLEALVPGAAAMRFMDVAVLPSEYGEVWLSRSGYTGEDGYEISVEDGRAEEMARALLAHEAVQPIGLGARDSLRLESGLCLYGHDIDAGTTPVEANLGWAIQKVRRSGGKRAGGFPGADVILPQLVEGADRRRVGLSPSGRAPMREGTPLFADETGETAIGVITSGAFGPSIEAPMSMGYVPSDLAAPGTTVYAEVRGKRLPATVVALPFKPANFKR; encoded by the coding sequence ATGAGCGATCTGAAGGTGACGGTGCTGAACGCGCTGCATCGCGAGTTGGGGGCCAAGATGGTCCCATTTGCGGGCTACGACATGCCCGTCCAATACCCGATGGGCGTGATGAAAGAGCATCTGCACTGCCGCGCCGAGGCGGGCCTTTTCGACGTCAGCCATATGGGACAGGTCATCATCCGGGCGCCCGGTGGCTACGCCGAGGTCGCTGCGGCGATGGAGGCACTGGTGCCAGTCGATGCGATAGGCCTCGCTGATGGGCGTCAACGCTATGCGATGTTTACTAACGACCTTGGCGGGATCGAGGACGATCTGATGATCGCGCGGCGCGGCGAAGAGATGTTCGTCGTGGTCAATGCCGCCTGCAAGGATACCGATATTCCCCGCATGGTCGAGAAAATGCCCGGCTGCGAGGTGATCGAGATTACCGATCGCGCCCTGCTGGCGCTGCAAGGTCCGGCCGCTGAGGGTGTGCTGGAGGCATTGGTGCCCGGTGCAGCGGCCATGCGGTTCATGGACGTGGCGGTGCTGCCCTCGGAGTATGGCGAGGTCTGGCTGTCGCGCTCGGGCTACACCGGCGAGGATGGTTACGAGATTTCCGTCGAGGATGGTCGGGCCGAAGAAATGGCGCGCGCTCTGTTGGCGCATGAGGCTGTGCAGCCCATCGGCCTTGGCGCGCGCGACAGCTTGCGGCTGGAATCGGGGCTGTGCCTTTATGGGCACGACATTGACGCAGGCACGACCCCGGTTGAGGCCAATCTGGGCTGGGCCATTCAAAAGGTGCGCCGCTCGGGCGGTAAACGCGCGGGCGGATTTCCCGGCGCCGACGTGATCCTGCCGCAGCTGGTGGAGGGGGCGGATCGCCGCCGCGTCGGCCTTAGCCCCAGTGGCCGCGCGCCGATGCGCGAAGGTACGCCGCTGTTCGCCGACGAGACTGGTGAAACCGCCATCGGCGTGATCACCTCTGGCGCGTTCGGTCCGAGCATCGAGGCGCCTATGTCGATGGGCTATGTTCCCAGCGATCTGGCGGCGCCCGGCACGACAGTCTACGCTGAGGTTCGCGGCAAGCGTCTGCCCGCCACGGTCGTGGCGCTGCCGTTCAAACCTGCAAACTTCAAACGCTGA
- a CDS encoding gamma-glutamylcyclotransferase family protein produces the protein MTAPSHAYFFGYGSLVNRDTHSFKDAHPARLNGWRRTWLPTNLREVAFLSVVEDQDSWIDGLIAPVPDADWHALDIREGAYDRIPAQHMVRHPLPHSPQIAVYSVPRNYDGAAKGGHHLLLSYIDVVVQGYLREFGSGGAQHFFDTTDGWDAPVLDDRADPHYPRACRLSRGERDVVDDGLANLPVEMRRA, from the coding sequence ATGACTGCCCCCTCGCACGCCTATTTTTTTGGCTACGGCAGCCTTGTGAACCGCGATACGCACAGCTTCAAGGACGCGCATCCCGCGCGCCTGAACGGCTGGCGGCGCACATGGCTTCCGACGAACCTGCGCGAGGTAGCGTTTCTATCCGTGGTCGAGGATCAAGACAGCTGGATCGACGGGCTGATCGCCCCGGTGCCGGATGCGGATTGGCATGCGCTGGACATCCGAGAAGGCGCGTATGATCGCATCCCGGCGCAGCATATGGTCAGGCATCCCCTGCCTCACAGCCCGCAGATTGCCGTCTATTCCGTCCCGCGGAACTACGACGGCGCGGCGAAGGGCGGCCATCACCTGCTGCTGAGTTACATCGACGTGGTCGTGCAGGGATATCTGCGCGAATTCGGGTCGGGCGGCGCGCAACATTTCTTTGACACGACAGATGGATGGGACGCGCCGGTGCTGGACGACCGGGCCGATCCGCACTACCCGCGCGCCTGTCGCCTTTCGCGCGGCGAAAGGGATGTGGTCGACGACGGCCTCGCAAACCTGCCTGTTGAGATGCGCCGCGCCTAA
- the gcvP gene encoding aminomethyl-transferring glycine dehydrogenase: MAFEPTDYLPYDFANRRHIGPSPDEMDEMLKVLGVDSLAALIDETVPKAIRQKEPLDFGKAKSERELLHHMRRVAGKNKVLVSLIGQGYHGTVTPPAIQRNIFENPAWYTAYTPYQPEISQGRLEALLNFQTMISDLTGLEIANASLLDESTACAEAMTTALRVAKSKAKAFFVDRDCHPQNIALVQTRAAPLGIEVIVGNPDKMDASKVFGALFQYPGTYGHVRDFTDHIAQLHAEGAIGIVSADPLALTLLKEPGAMDADIAVGSTQRFGVPLGYGGPHAAYMACRDEYKRAMPGRLVGVSIDSHGNRAYRLALQTREQHIRREKATSNVCTAQALLAVMASMYAVFHGPKGLKAIAQRIHRKTVRLAKGLEAAGFQVDPQAFFDTITVDVGPLQAAVMKSALDEGINLRRVGETRVGIALDECTRTKNIESVWRAFGIVHEDDDFTHEYRVPKDMHRTSDYLTHPVFHMNRAETEMMRYMRRLADRDLALDRAMIPLGSCTMKLNSAAEMMPVSWREFSRMHPFVPEDQAEGYHELIGDLSKQLCSITGYDAISMQPNSGAQGEYAGLLSIAAYHREQGQEGRNVCLIPTNAHGTNPASAQMVGWKVVPVKCNARGDIDLDDFRAKAEKYSETLAACMITYPSTHGVFEETVIDVCSITHEHGGQVYIDGANMNAMVGLSRPGDLGGDVSHLNLHKTFCIPHGGGGPGMGPIGVKSHLIPFLPGHPHTGGTQGPVSAAPFGSPSLLPISWAYILMMGGEGLTQATRVAILNANYIAKRLEGAYDVLYKGQNGRVAHECILDTRPFDESAHVTVDDIAKRLVDCGFHAPTMSWPVAGTLMVEPTESETKAELDRFCDAMLAIRQEIRDIEDGKIDGKNNPLKNAPHTMEDLVKDWDRPYTREQGCFPPGAFRVDKYWPSVNRVDNAYGDRHLVCTCPPMEDYAEAAE; the protein is encoded by the coding sequence ATGGCATTCGAGCCCACCGACTATCTGCCTTATGATTTCGCCAACCGGCGCCATATCGGCCCTTCGCCAGACGAAATGGACGAAATGCTCAAGGTTCTGGGGGTCGATAGCCTTGCGGCGCTGATCGACGAGACGGTGCCAAAAGCGATCCGCCAGAAGGAGCCGCTGGATTTCGGCAAAGCGAAGTCCGAGCGGGAATTGCTGCATCACATGCGCCGGGTGGCGGGCAAGAACAAGGTTCTCGTCTCGCTCATCGGGCAGGGGTATCATGGTACGGTCACGCCACCTGCGATCCAGCGGAATATCTTTGAGAATCCGGCATGGTACACAGCCTACACGCCTTATCAGCCCGAGATTTCTCAGGGGCGGCTGGAGGCACTGCTGAACTTCCAGACCATGATCAGTGACCTGACAGGACTCGAGATCGCCAACGCGTCGCTGCTGGACGAGTCGACGGCCTGCGCCGAGGCGATGACGACGGCGCTGCGCGTGGCCAAATCGAAGGCCAAGGCGTTTTTCGTCGACCGTGACTGCCATCCGCAGAACATCGCGCTGGTGCAGACACGCGCGGCGCCTCTGGGCATCGAGGTGATCGTCGGGAATCCGGACAAGATGGACGCCAGCAAGGTGTTTGGCGCGCTGTTTCAGTATCCGGGCACGTACGGGCATGTGCGTGATTTCACCGACCATATCGCGCAGCTGCATGCAGAGGGTGCGATTGGCATCGTCAGCGCCGATCCACTGGCCCTGACCCTGCTCAAGGAACCGGGCGCAATGGACGCCGATATCGCCGTTGGCAGCACGCAGCGGTTTGGCGTGCCTCTGGGCTATGGCGGTCCGCACGCGGCCTACATGGCCTGCCGGGATGAGTACAAGCGCGCGATGCCGGGGCGGCTGGTGGGTGTTTCCATCGACAGCCATGGCAACCGTGCGTACCGCCTCGCGCTTCAGACGCGCGAGCAGCATATCCGACGCGAAAAGGCTACCAGCAATGTGTGTACCGCGCAGGCTTTGTTGGCTGTCATGGCGTCGATGTACGCGGTTTTCCACGGACCCAAGGGGCTAAAGGCGATTGCCCAGCGTATCCACCGCAAGACGGTTCGTCTGGCCAAGGGGCTGGAGGCGGCCGGATTCCAGGTCGACCCGCAAGCGTTTTTCGACACGATCACCGTCGATGTCGGGCCGTTGCAGGCCGCCGTGATGAAATCGGCACTGGACGAAGGCATCAACCTGCGTCGCGTCGGCGAGACGCGTGTCGGCATCGCTCTGGACGAATGCACGCGGACCAAAAATATCGAAAGCGTCTGGCGTGCCTTCGGCATCGTGCATGAAGATGACGATTTCACACACGAGTACCGGGTGCCCAAGGACATGCACCGCACGTCCGACTACCTGACACACCCCGTGTTCCACATGAACCGCGCCGAGACGGAAATGATGCGCTATATGCGCCGCCTTGCCGACCGCGATCTGGCGCTGGACCGTGCGATGATCCCACTGGGAAGTTGCACAATGAAGCTGAATTCGGCTGCAGAAATGATGCCGGTCAGCTGGCGCGAGTTTTCGCGAATGCATCCTTTTGTACCGGAGGATCAGGCCGAGGGGTATCACGAGCTGATCGGGGATCTGAGCAAGCAACTGTGTTCGATCACCGGGTATGACGCCATCTCGATGCAGCCCAATTCAGGCGCGCAGGGCGAATATGCGGGACTGCTGTCGATCGCCGCCTATCACCGCGAGCAGGGGCAGGAGGGGCGCAATGTCTGCCTTATTCCGACCAACGCGCATGGCACCAACCCCGCCAGCGCGCAGATGGTCGGCTGGAAGGTGGTGCCGGTGAAATGCAACGCGCGCGGCGATATCGACCTTGATGATTTCCGCGCCAAGGCCGAAAAATACTCCGAAACGCTGGCTGCCTGCATGATTACCTATCCCAGCACGCATGGTGTGTTCGAAGAGACGGTCATCGACGTATGCTCGATCACGCATGAGCATGGCGGCCAGGTCTATATCGACGGCGCCAACATGAACGCGATGGTGGGGCTAAGCCGCCCCGGCGATCTGGGCGGCGACGTGAGCCATTTGAACCTGCACAAGACGTTCTGCATCCCGCATGGCGGGGGCGGGCCGGGCATGGGGCCGATCGGCGTCAAATCGCACCTGATCCCGTTTCTGCCGGGCCATCCGCATACTGGCGGGACTCAGGGGCCGGTTTCGGCGGCTCCCTTTGGTTCACCGTCGCTATTGCCGATCTCGTGGGCCTATATCCTGATGATGGGCGGCGAGGGACTGACGCAGGCGACACGTGTTGCGATCCTGAATGCCAACTATATCGCCAAGCGGCTGGAGGGCGCGTATGACGTTCTCTATAAGGGGCAAAACGGACGTGTGGCGCATGAGTGCATCCTTGATACCCGCCCCTTTGACGAATCCGCGCATGTCACGGTCGACGACATCGCCAAGCGTCTGGTCGATTGCGGTTTCCACGCCCCAACGATGAGCTGGCCGGTTGCCGGTACGTTGATGGTCGAGCCGACCGAGAGCGAGACCAAGGCCGAGCTGGACCGGTTCTGCGATGCGATGCTGGCGATCCGGCAGGAAATTCGCGACATCGAAGACGGCAAGATCGACGGCAAGAACAACCCGCTCAAGAACGCGCCGCACACGATGGAAGATCTGGTCAAGGACTGGGATCGTCCCTACACGCGCGAACAAGGATGCTTCCCTCCCGGTGCGTTCCGGGTGGACAAGTATTGGCCGTCGGTGAACCGCGTCGACAACGCCTATGGCGACCGCCATCTGGTCTGCACCTGCCCGCCGATGGAGGATTATGCCGAGGCGGCAGAGTAG
- the gltX gene encoding glutamate--tRNA ligase, with protein MTITRFAPSPTGYIHVGNLRTALMNWLIARKAGGTFILRIDDTDPVRSKEEYVDGLKEDLDWLGLHWDRVERQSERLDRYHDAADKLREMGRFYEAFETPTELDLKRKKQLNMGRPPVYDRAALALDDAEKDRLRAERGPGVWRFKLDQQRIEWNDGVLGDISIDAASVSDPVLIRGDGQVLYTLASVVDDTEMGVTDIVRGSDHVTNTATQIQIIEALGGHVPNFAHHSLLTGPQGESLSKRLGTLSLRDLRAQGIQPAALLSLMARLGSADPVELRTDLDALIEGFDISRFGSAPTKFDVQDLFPLTAHYLQGLDYGEVKARIAALGVPDDLAPQFWEVTRGNITVLADLDAWWAMFRDGAEPVIDDEDAEFIAAAMTLLPEGPLDQDSWGIWTTAVKEETGRKGKALFMPLRKALTGQAHGPEMAQVLPLLQVIRARG; from the coding sequence ATGACCATCACCCGTTTCGCCCCATCGCCCACCGGCTACATCCATGTCGGCAACCTGCGCACCGCGCTGATGAACTGGCTCATCGCGCGCAAGGCGGGTGGCACCTTTATCTTGCGCATCGACGACACCGATCCGGTGCGCAGCAAGGAAGAGTATGTCGACGGACTGAAAGAGGATCTCGACTGGCTGGGCCTACATTGGGACCGGGTCGAGCGTCAGTCCGAGCGGCTGGATCGCTATCACGATGCCGCCGATAAACTGCGCGAAATGGGCCGTTTCTACGAGGCGTTCGAGACCCCGACCGAACTGGACCTCAAGCGCAAGAAGCAGCTGAACATGGGCCGCCCGCCGGTCTATGATCGCGCCGCTCTGGCGCTGGACGATGCTGAAAAGGACCGTCTGCGCGCCGAGCGTGGGCCAGGTGTGTGGCGCTTCAAGCTGGATCAGCAGCGGATCGAGTGGAATGACGGCGTGCTGGGCGATATCAGCATCGACGCGGCCTCGGTCAGCGATCCGGTTCTGATCCGTGGCGATGGTCAGGTGCTTTATACGCTCGCGTCTGTTGTGGACGATACCGAAATGGGCGTGACCGATATCGTGCGCGGGTCGGATCATGTGACCAATACCGCCACCCAGATTCAGATCATCGAGGCGCTGGGCGGGCATGTGCCGAACTTTGCACATCACTCGTTGCTGACCGGCCCGCAGGGCGAATCGCTGTCCAAACGCCTCGGTACGCTCAGTTTGCGCGATCTGCGCGCGCAAGGTATTCAGCCCGCTGCTTTGCTGAGCCTGATGGCACGCCTTGGCTCTGCTGATCCGGTTGAGTTGCGAACTGATCTGGACGCGCTGATTGAGGGCTTTGACATCTCGCGCTTTGGCTCGGCACCGACGAAATTTGATGTTCAGGATCTGTTTCCGCTGACGGCGCATTACCTGCAAGGGCTGGACTACGGTGAGGTCAAGGCGCGCATCGCGGCCCTTGGCGTGCCGGACGATCTGGCCCCTCAATTCTGGGAGGTTACGCGCGGCAACATCACGGTGCTGGCCGATCTGGACGCATGGTGGGCGATGTTCCGCGACGGCGCCGAGCCGGTGATCGATGATGAGGATGCCGAATTCATCGCCGCCGCGATGACGCTGCTGCCCGAAGGCCCGTTGGACCAGGATAGCTGGGGCATCTGGACCACCGCCGTAAAGGAAGAGACCGGGCGCAAGGGCAAGGCGCTGTTCATGCCGCTGCGCAAGGCATTGACCGGGCAGGCGCATGGGCCTGAAATGGCGCAAGTGCTACCGCTGTTGCAGGTGATCCGCGCGCGCGGTTAG
- a CDS encoding NYN domain-containing protein, which yields MRDSTPLLAVLIDADNTSPRWTKAIFDEIAGIGEASVRRCYGDFSSQQMSGWNKVQAEFGLVPHHQPANTVGKNASDIALVIDAMDLMHSGRFDGFVLVSSDSDFTRLASRIREQGLDVFGIGAKKTPEAFRQACKRFIYLENLGGAPEDAPAKPSGQNINEARDLLFKAMDSIDQDSDWYALGRLGQQMTAANPDFDTRSYGHKKLSDLIAAMKVLETRREGNQLMVRRMD from the coding sequence ATGCGTGACAGCACTCCCCTTCTGGCCGTCCTCATCGACGCCGACAATACTTCGCCCCGATGGACCAAGGCCATCTTTGACGAGATCGCCGGTATTGGCGAGGCGTCGGTGCGTCGCTGTTACGGCGATTTCTCGTCCCAGCAGATGAGCGGCTGGAACAAGGTGCAGGCCGAATTCGGCCTTGTGCCGCATCACCAGCCTGCCAATACCGTAGGCAAGAACGCTAGCGACATCGCTCTGGTGATCGACGCTATGGATCTGATGCATTCCGGTCGCTTTGACGGGTTCGTTCTGGTGTCCTCGGACAGCGATTTCACGCGGCTGGCCAGCCGCATCCGCGAGCAGGGGCTGGACGTTTTCGGCATCGGCGCGAAAAAGACGCCCGAAGCGTTTCGACAGGCCTGCAAGCGGTTCATTTATCTCGAAAACCTCGGCGGCGCGCCCGAGGATGCCCCGGCCAAGCCGAGCGGGCAGAACATAAACGAGGCGCGCGATCTGCTGTTCAAGGCGATGGACAGCATCGATCAGGACAGCGACTGGTATGCGCTGGGCCGCCTTGGCCAGCAGATGACCGCCGCCAATCCCGATTTTGACACCCGCAGTTACGGCCACAAAAAGCTGAGCGATCTGATCGCTGCGATGAAGGTGCTGGAAACGCGCCGCGAGGGCAATCAGCTGATGGTGAGGCGGATGGACTGA
- a CDS encoding arylesterase: MRNLLEYGVLRTRGKTIALALALSLGGAAFAAEDAMPGEVRIMTFGDSLTAGYGLKRENGFVAQLSVWLRENGTPDGVPVRLLNSSVSGSTTAGGVRRIDWALGDTPDAMIVELGGNDLLRGVDPAETRANLDAILAKAAENDIEVLLVGLIAKDNYGPDYRAAFNAIYPDLAEKYGTLLELDFFGALPEANADQLPYLQADGTHPNTQGIALVVAGIGPKVQELIAESLADRD, translated from the coding sequence ATGAGGAATCTCTTGGAATATGGGGTTTTACGCACCCGCGGCAAGACGATTGCGCTGGCCCTCGCCCTATCATTGGGCGGCGCGGCGTTTGCTGCCGAGGATGCGATGCCGGGCGAAGTGCGAATTATGACATTTGGTGACAGCTTGACCGCAGGATACGGACTGAAGCGTGAGAACGGATTCGTCGCGCAACTCAGCGTTTGGCTGCGCGAGAATGGCACGCCGGATGGTGTGCCGGTGAGGCTGTTGAACAGTTCTGTGTCGGGCAGCACGACGGCGGGCGGTGTGCGGCGCATCGATTGGGCGCTTGGCGACACGCCCGACGCGATGATCGTCGAGTTAGGCGGAAACGATCTGCTGCGTGGCGTCGATCCGGCCGAGACACGTGCGAATCTGGACGCGATTCTGGCCAAAGCGGCTGAAAACGATATCGAAGTGCTGCTCGTCGGCCTGATCGCCAAGGATAATTACGGGCCGGACTACCGCGCCGCCTTTAACGCGATCTATCCCGATCTGGCCGAGAAATACGGCACGCTTCTGGAACTCGATTTTTTCGGCGCACTGCCTGAGGCGAATGCAGATCAACTGCCCTATCTGCAAGCAGATGGCACCCATCCGAATACGCAGGGCATCGCGCTGGTCGTCGCCGGTATTGGGCCCAAAGTGCAGGAGCTAATCGCCGAGTCGCTGGCGGATCGCGATTAA